One genomic region from Anabaena sp. PCC 7108 encodes:
- a CDS encoding NAD(P)/FAD-dependent oxidoreductase — translation MTQPTTRICILGGGFGGLYTALRLGQLPWETTPKPEIILVDQSDRFIFSPLLYELLTGELQTWEIAPPYQELLQGTGVRFHQAIVSGIDIDKQRVQLQDSPGISYDRLVLALGGETSLDLVPGATKYAYPFRNLTDVYRLEERLRILEASNAEKIRVAIVGAGYSGVELACKLADRIGEKGRFRLIEISDQILRTSPEFNREAAKKALDTRGVFIDLETKVVSIGEDTISLEYKEQIDEIPVDLVIWTVGTKVSPIIKTLPLQQNQRGQIITTPQLQVLEHPEIFALGDLADCLDAEGKQVPATAQVAFQQADYTAWNIWASLTHRPLLPFRYQQLGEMMALGVDNATLTGLGIKLDGSLAYIARRLAYLYRLPTLDHQLKVGFNWLVRPILETISK, via the coding sequence ACTAGGTGGTGGCTTTGGTGGCCTCTACACCGCCCTCCGTTTAGGCCAATTACCTTGGGAAACTACACCAAAACCTGAAATCATATTAGTAGATCAGAGCGATCGCTTTATCTTCTCTCCCCTTCTCTACGAACTCCTCACCGGCGAACTCCAAACCTGGGAAATTGCGCCTCCTTACCAAGAACTACTACAAGGTACAGGAGTACGTTTTCATCAAGCCATTGTCTCAGGAATTGACATAGACAAGCAACGAGTACAGTTACAAGATAGTCCAGGAATTTCCTACGACCGATTAGTATTAGCTTTAGGTGGCGAAACATCCCTAGACTTAGTACCAGGCGCGACAAAATACGCCTATCCTTTCCGTAACCTTACTGACGTTTATCGCTTAGAAGAACGCCTCCGAATTTTAGAAGCATCAAATGCAGAAAAAATTCGCGTCGCCATCGTTGGTGCTGGTTACAGTGGCGTAGAATTAGCTTGTAAACTCGCAGATAGAATTGGTGAAAAAGGACGCTTCCGCCTCATTGAAATCAGCGATCAAATTTTGCGAACTTCCCCAGAATTCAACCGTGAAGCCGCCAAAAAAGCCTTAGACACCAGAGGCGTATTTATTGACTTAGAAACCAAAGTAGTCTCAATTGGAGAAGATACCATCTCCTTAGAGTATAAAGAGCAAATAGACGAAATTCCCGTAGATTTAGTCATCTGGACAGTAGGAACAAAAGTCAGCCCAATCATCAAAACACTACCCCTCCAGCAAAACCAGCGTGGTCAAATTATTACAACACCTCAGCTACAAGTTCTTGAACACCCAGAAATTTTTGCATTAGGAGACCTAGCAGACTGTCTTGACGCAGAAGGAAAGCAAGTACCCGCCACAGCCCAAGTCGCCTTTCAACAAGCCGATTATACAGCATGGAATATCTGGGCTTCATTAACCCATCGTCCCCTTCTTCCCTTCCGCTATCAACAATTAGGCGAAATGATGGCCTTGGGAGTAGACAACGCTACCCTCACGGGTTTAGGCATTAAACTAGATGGTTCTTTAGCATACATCGCCCGTCGTCTAGCTTATTTATATAGACTACCA